The following are encoded in a window of Bacilli bacterium genomic DNA:
- a CDS encoding phosphotransferase, translating into MKIVQKGVYRIVTPEGNEYCLKRMPYPPVQLRWIDKTLQQMRLTGAIRIGWRNPHEKSGKRLFVKWRRESPPFVLIPWLKGVWPSPHSNRQMKDCGTLLAKFHQAGKKIKIATPGRQNMMGKWPSYLREEQNKLRNAVYKANRNGFHSPLDRLLQKHGSEILQMAGASIRALRNSNYKSLCRNTQATLCHGDCGPTNLIRTGKGMYLIDFETLRLDLRAYDLYRLIFNSCKDHNWNFAIAKAILDGYQKVCKLNRSDFQLLKILLRFPRGMCKLIQHYDKKSPKEKLQVERDFPKVLAHERRRSAFLKKLDSYAG; encoded by the coding sequence ATGAAGATCGTGCAAAAAGGAGTTTATCGCATCGTGACGCCCGAGGGAAACGAGTATTGTTTGAAACGAATGCCCTATCCCCCCGTCCAGTTGCGTTGGATTGACAAAACGCTTCAACAAATGCGCCTAACTGGTGCCATCCGGATCGGATGGCGGAATCCTCACGAAAAATCGGGAAAACGCCTTTTTGTCAAATGGCGGCGCGAAAGTCCCCCATTTGTTCTTATCCCTTGGCTGAAAGGAGTATGGCCTTCACCCCATTCAAACCGACAAATGAAAGATTGCGGAACTCTATTGGCCAAATTTCATCAGGCCGGCAAAAAAATAAAGATTGCAACACCAGGCCGGCAAAACATGATGGGGAAATGGCCGTCCTATCTGCGGGAGGAACAAAACAAGCTGCGAAATGCCGTTTACAAAGCGAACAGAAACGGATTTCACAGCCCGCTCGACCGTTTGCTGCAAAAGCACGGAAGCGAGATATTACAAATGGCCGGCGCTTCTATCCGGGCATTAAGAAACAGCAACTATAAATCCTTATGCCGGAATACGCAGGCCACCTTATGTCATGGGGACTGCGGCCCGACCAATCTTATTCGCACCGGAAAAGGCATGTATTTGATCGACTTTGAAACGCTGCGACTGGATTTGCGCGCGTACGATCTTTACAGACTGATCTTCAATTCCTGCAAAGACCATAACTGGAATTTTGCGATCGCCAAAGCGATTCTGGATGGATACCAGAAAGTTTGCAAATTAAACCGGTCGGATTTTCAGTTGCTAAAAATTTTGCTGCGCTTTCCGCGAGGAATGTGCAAACTGATTCAACATTATGATAAGAAGAGTCCCAAGGAAAAATTGCAAGTTGAGCGCGATTTCCCCAAAGTTCTCGCACATGAACGGAGAAGAAGCGCATTTCTCAAAAAACTGGACTCATACGCGGGATAG